In Methylobacterium sp. WL1, the sequence TCTTGCCAGCGGTGTGGCAGGTGCAATCAATGGGTGCACGTTTAGTGACATGCTGACTGACACCGTCCTCAAGGTTTGCATCCTAGAGGCAAGCTGGTTGGCATCCGTCTGCATCATCTCTCGCATGATCCAGAGGCGGCCGGATCGACCTGATCGGCATGTAGGACGAGATCGCACCCCATCTGAACGGGGAAGCTGACAAAGACATTCATCTATAAATGTGCGACAGAACAACTCAGCCCAACCGCAACAAAACACAACGTTGGACAACTGTACATAACGGCGGACGTAGATCTGGCATTAGCTGACGTGACGGCCGTTATTGCAGACCGGTCAATAAGATAGCACTGTAAGAGCCACGCAACTGCAACGCGGTGGCACTTACGATGACCAACCCACTCCGACGAGACGCACTACTCCGGCTGAAGGTCGAGACTGATCTCGCCCGAGCCGTAGAGAGTACCGCCCGCCAGCGCGGTCAGACAGTTTCGGAATACGTGCGCCAGGGCGTGCGCGCTCACCTCGCCCGTCACGGTGTTCGGCTCAGCCCGGACGACGGCCCCCGCACGCCTCCGGCCGCTCCCGCCCTGCGACAGGCAGCTTGAGGACGGCCGGCATGCAGTACGTCAACATCCGCCACAACAATCACGACGGTAACGTCGCGCCGCACGTCAGCTTGGGCCGCAGCTACATTGACCGTCTGCCGGTGACGGTGCCGGTCGAGCCCCGGACTGCCGCACAGATCATAGCGGACCGTGACCGCGCTCAAGCCGAGCGCGAGTCCTTAGAGGCATCCCGGTCCGACGTGCTGGTGAACGGCTCGGTCGAGGATTTGCTCGCCCTCGACACCCGCATCGCGTTGGCGAAGGCGAAGCAGGATCAGGCAGAGGCGCAGCACGCCATCGCAGTGATCGCCGAGGCCGACGCGAAGGCCAAGAATGAGGCCGAGCAGGCCCGCCGCAAAGCTCTGCGCAAGGTCGGCCTGAAGGCCAGCGCCGAGGCCGGCAAGCTCGCGGACAGGTACGTGGCCATGGCTCAGGAGATGGCCGGGCTGCTCAACCAGTTGCGTGGGCACGAGCAGGCAATCGCCGAGGCGAACCAGAACCT encodes:
- a CDS encoding cell envelope integrity protein TolA, which gives rise to MQYVNIRHNNHDGNVAPHVSLGRSYIDRLPVTVPVEPRTAAQIIADRDRAQAERESLEASRSDVLVNGSVEDLLALDTRIALAKAKQDQAEAQHAIAVIAEADAKAKNEAEQARRKALRKVGLKASAEAGKLADRYVAMAQEMAGLLNQLRGHEQAIAEANQNLPDGAEPVPPGEPFNGTAGTPTRYETSHNLVWVDSRDGSRASAMAGDDLRHRAAKRVEQEVYVPGTPGEPHIPLSHRVTLPGLGRDAPRIWGGIPSPITSNTGR